One region of Streptomyces davaonensis JCM 4913 genomic DNA includes:
- a CDS encoding FMN-dependent NADH-azoreductase: protein MATLLHIDSSVFPTAASSSRAVTEAFRAAWQEQHPEGTVIYRDLSAEPVPHLNADAHTAGFADPSDHTPEQAAAFAARLRLIEELEGADAVLIGAPMYNFTIPSTLKAWLDNVILFGRTAGETPSAKGTPITVVASRGGSYAPGTPREGFEYVQNYLRAVFADSMGLDLDFIVPELTMAPHNPAMTELIPLFESSREQALQAADSKAKSLAERLAA, encoded by the coding sequence ATGGCCACCCTTCTGCACATCGACTCGTCCGTCTTCCCCACCGCGGCCTCCTCCTCGCGGGCCGTGACCGAGGCGTTCCGGGCCGCCTGGCAGGAGCAGCACCCGGAGGGCACGGTGATCTACCGCGATCTGTCCGCGGAACCGGTGCCGCACCTGAACGCCGACGCCCACACCGCCGGGTTCGCCGATCCCTCGGACCACACGCCCGAGCAGGCGGCCGCGTTTGCCGCGCGCCTGCGGCTGATCGAGGAGCTGGAGGGCGCGGACGCCGTACTGATCGGCGCGCCGATGTACAACTTCACGATCCCGTCCACCCTCAAGGCGTGGCTCGACAACGTGATCCTCTTCGGGCGCACCGCGGGCGAGACCCCTTCCGCCAAGGGCACCCCCATCACCGTCGTGGCCAGCCGCGGCGGCTCCTACGCGCCGGGCACGCCGCGGGAGGGCTTCGAGTACGTGCAGAACTACCTGCGCGCGGTCTTCGCGGACTCGATGGGGCTCGACCTCGACTTCATCGTCCCGGAGCTCACCATGGCCCCGCACAACCCGGCCATGACCGAGCTGATCCCGCTCTTCGAGTCCTCCCGTGAGCAGGCCCTCCAGGCGGCCGACAGCAAGGCGAAGAGCCTGGCCGAGCGCCTCGCCGCGTAA
- a CDS encoding winged helix-turn-helix transcriptional regulator, producing MAVEEMHDASACKQVDGGISRVFQLLGKRWTGPIVAVLVGQPAHFTELRKAIPGISERMLSDRLTELGAAGLVLREVDEGPPLRVSYRLTEAGAALEPALKELGAWAKTYLPEGPC from the coding sequence ATGGCGGTAGAGGAGATGCACGACGCATCGGCATGCAAACAGGTGGACGGCGGCATCAGCCGCGTCTTCCAGCTGCTCGGGAAGCGGTGGACCGGCCCGATCGTGGCCGTGCTGGTGGGGCAGCCCGCGCACTTCACCGAGCTGCGCAAGGCGATCCCCGGCATCAGCGAGCGCATGCTCTCCGACCGGCTGACCGAGCTGGGCGCCGCGGGACTGGTGCTGCGCGAGGTCGACGAGGGGCCGCCGCTGCGGGTCTCGTACCGGCTGACGGAGGCCGGGGCCGCCCTGGAGCCCGCGCTGAAGGAACTCGGCGCCTGGGCGAAGACGTATCTGCCGGAGGGGCCTTGCTAG